CGGCGATTTTTTTCGTTTCGGTTATGTCCTGTTTCCGCGGCTTTTTCCAGGGAATGCAGGATATGACCCCATCGGCAATGTCCCAGATAATTGAGCAGGTGGGCCGGGTGGTAACCGTATTCGTGCTGGCGACGTTACTGCTCCCCAAAGGCGTCGAATACGCCGCCGCCGGGGCCGCCTTCGGGCCGGTCGTAGGGGCGATAGCAGGGTTATTGCTGCTGGTGGCGGTTTACAGGAAGCGAAAGAGGGATCTTTTCGATTCCTTCGGGGCCGGTTCCGACGCAGAGCTGGAAAATCCGGTACATATCGCCTGGAGGCTTTTTGCCTTCGCCATACCCATAACCCTCGGAGGGCTTATTATCCCGGTAATGAACCTGGCCGACGCGGCCATTGTCACGAGAAGGCTGCAGGATGCCGGCTTTTCCGTGACGAGGGCCACCGAACTCTACGGCCAGCTCACGGGCATGGCGGCGCCGCTCATAAACCTACCTGCGGTGATGACCATGAGCCTGGCGGCCAGTCTCGTCCCGGCCATATCGGAGGCCGTAGCGCTGAAAAACGCTCGGATGGTGGCATCTAGAGCCGAGACCGCTGTGAGGGTAACCTTTATGTTTGCTCTGCCGGCGGCCATGGGGTTGTTCATACTGGCCGAGCCGGTGTCGGAGATGCTCTACAAGAATCCGCAGGCCGGGATTCCGCTGTCAATTCTATCCTGGGGCATCATCTTCCTGGCGCTGCAGCAGACCACCACGGGAGTGCTGCAGGGCATGGGGAAAACCGGTATACCGGTTACAAATTTGGCAGTCGGGGCCCTTTTCAAGGTATTCTTAAATTACACCCTGACCGCGATTCCGGTGATAAACATAAAGGGAGCGGCTCTCGGCACCGTCGTTGGTTATCTTATTTCTTCGCTTTTAAATTTCGTCTCGTCGATGAAATGGACCGGAATGGCCCTGGATGTGAAGCGCATGATAGTAAAACCTTTACTTGCTACGGCAGTCATGGGAGGGGTCGTATACTATTGCTACGAAGCTATGAGCGCGGCGGGTACGGGCAACAGTGCGGCTACCCTGGCGGCGGTGGGTATGGGTGCCTTTATATACCCGTTACTGCTCCTTGCTATGGGAGGTCTGGGTGAAGAGGAACTGAGCCTCATACCGGGAGGATCGCGTGTAATCCGCTGGCTGCAGAAAATGGGCGTCATAAGGAGGAGGTGATCATTACGTGCGGTATTCGATGAAGGATCTGATTAATATAATGGCAAGGCTGAGGGGAGAGCACGGCTGTCCCTGGGACAAGGCCCAGACTCACGAGACGCTCAAACCCTTTTTGCTGGAGGAAGCCTATGAGGTGATCGACGCCATTGACGGCGGCGACCCCGGGGAGCTTTCGGAAGAACTGGGCGACCTCCTTTTACAGATAGTTTTTCACAGCAGGATCGCCGAAGAAAACGGGCGCTTTTGCTTTGACGATGTGGTTGACGGCATCTGCAAAAAGATGGTGCGCCGCCATCCCCATATATTTGGAGATTTAAAAGTCAGCGGTACCGCCGACGTACTTAAAAACTGGGAAGATATAAAAAAAGAGGAAAAAGAAGTAAAATCTTATGCCGAGACAATGGACAAGGTGCCGGAAACCTTTCCCGCGTTGATGAGGGCTTACAAGGTTCAGGAAAAGGCTGCGAGAGTTGGTTTTGATTGGGAAAATGTGGATGGAGCCCTGGAAAAGGTGTACGAAGAGCTCCAAGAGCTGAAAGAAGTATATAAAAGCGGTAACGGTGAAAAAATAAGGGAAGAGATAGGAGATCTCCTATTTGCGGTGGTCAACGTTGCGCGGTTTTTAAGTGTAAACCCGGAACTTGCCCTAAGGGAGGCTACCCGAAAATTTATACGGCGGTTTAAATATGTCGAAGAAGCAGCGACAAAAATCGATAAAAAGCTCCATGAAATGACATTGGAAGACATGGATCGGTTATGGAATGAAGGGAAAATAAAAGAAAAAAAGTTATAAATTTCCTAGGGACAAGAAGGAATTTGCGAATTCGCGGAGAATAGACTAAATATGATAAACACAGTTCTTTAAGAGGAGGGAAGTAGGGTGAACAAAGCGGAACTGGTATCCGTAATGGCGGAAAAAAGCGGTTTGACAAAAAAAGACTCGGAGAAAGCCCTGAACGCTTTTATCGAAGCTGTGTCCGAAGCTCTGTCGAAGAGAGATAAGGTGCAGCTGGTGGGATTCGGCACCTTTGAGGTAAGAGAGAGAAGCCAGAGGAAGGGACGCAATCCCCAAACCGGTGAGGAAATTGACATTCCCGCTGCCAGCATTCCTGCCTTTAAAGCTGGCAAGGCCCTGAAAGACAGCATAAACAAATAAGATCGCAATTATAATGATTATTATAAGGCTCAACAGGGCCTTTTTTTTTTATTCCGCGGATAATAATTTACCCCTCGAGAACAATACTAATAATGCAACCGTTAGATTTTTTTATTCGGGGAGGATTCGATATGAGGCACAAGATATTGAAAGTACAGGCTCTCATCATTATAGTAGCGATATTACTTTCCGGGTGTGCCGTGAGGCGGCCCGATGATAAAAAACCTCTTGTTCCCAAAATTCCGGATAAAATCAGCCGGGGCGAGGGCAGGGAACCCCAGCTCACCGTATACGAAGTGCAGACCAAGACCAGGAAAAAGATGAACCTGGAGGATTACGTAGCAGGAGTGGTGGCTGGCGAAATGGAAAACAACTGGCCGGTGGAAGCCCTTGCGGCCCAGGCCATACTGGCAAGGACCTACGTGCTGGAGTTTGTAACCGACAAGGGCGAGTCAAAATACGGCGACGCCGATATATCCACCGACTTCGAGGAGGCTCAGGCCTGGAATCCCTCCAAGATCAACGACAGAGTGAAAAAGGCCGTTCAGATGACCAGGGGTAAGGTAATAACTTACCGGGGGAAATACGTCAAGGCCTGGTTCCACTCCCACTCGGGCGGTATGACGGCTACCCCGAAAGAGGGGCTTAATTACAAGGAAGAAGAGCCGCCTTATATTACTATTGTAAAATCTCCCGATGAGAACGCCGGTCCCGAAGGCAAGAGGACGTGGTCGGCCACCTTCACCAAAGAGGAGCTGAGGCGGGCGATAAAAGAAAAGCTGGGTCAGGACACCGGGTCCATCGATGAAGTATCCGTGGTCGAGAGAGGCCCCTCCGGTAGAGCGACCAAAATTAAAATAGGCAACGCCACCGTGCCCGCCCCCGACCTCAGAACAGCCCTGGATCCCATGAGAATGAGGTCGACCCTGCTGACTAGCCTCAGGATTGAAGGGGAAAAAGTAATCATGGAAGGTAAGGGGTTCGGCCACGGTGTCGGCCTATCCCAGTGGGGCGCCCACGTTCTAGCACGCCAGGGCAAATCGCCGGAAGAGATAATAAAGTACTACTTCAAAGGCGTTGATATCGTCAAATTGTGGGACTGAATATCATAATATAAAGCCCTCCCTAATATAATTTCCTAGGGGAAGTTTAAGGAAAGGGGGGCTTTTCATTTGGATGAAAAAAAATCTACAAAGCATAGGCTCACTTTGCAGGATAGGGAAATTCTCGAAATAGACGGTGTACTGAACGTAGAAAAATTCACCGATGAGGATATAATACTTTCGACGGAAAAGGGCATGCTCAACATAAAGGGAGAAAAAATGCACATGAAACAGTTGAACCTAGACCAGGGCCTGATTGTTGTGGAGGGTTTCGTGAAGATGCTGGCGTATACGGAGGAAGCCTCCGCCGCGGAAAAGGGTAAGGGCCTTCTAAACCGGCTGTTCCGGTAGTGGAAGGAAAAGGAAGGAAACGAGGCCCTCATGAATACGGTAGAGGTAGATACCCAGCTGATTTTTTTGGCGGGCGCCCTGGCCTCGGGAGCGGTAGCTGGGTTGGCTTTCGACGTTTACAGGCGGCTCAGAAACTATTGGAGGCCCGGCCCTTTTTTAACGGCCCTGGGGGACCTGGCGTACTGGGCGTTGACGGCGGCCATCACCTTTTATGTAACCTACAGGATCAATTACGGCCAGGTCAGGGGATATCTTTTTCTGGGATTCGGCGTTGGGCTTTTGCTTTATATCACCGCCGTAAGTCCCCGCGTTATAAGAATTTTTTTGATTCTTGAACGGACTTTTTCAAAAATTTTCATCCTTCCCGGTAAAGTCTTCCGGCGCATAACCGGGTTTAAGGCGGTGAGGCTCGTAAAAAGGATATTAAGTGATGCCCGCCGGGTATTTTCAAAAATAAAAAAAGGTTAAAGAAGGTTAAAGAAGGATTTTTGAAAATTTTATCGAATGTACTACCCTAAAGGGGGACTTGCGGTGGGAGGTAAGAAGCAATTCAAGCTGGGGAGAATAATTTTTGTCCTTTTTCTGGTATACTTCGTTTACACTTTTACGGTGCAGCAGTTCAAAATCAATGAGCTGCGCCGGCAGGAGCTGGAGCTCAGCCAGAAGATGAACCAGCTCGCGGAGGAAAGGAAAAGGCTAGAAAAGGAGATCGAGCTTTTAAATACTAAAAGCTACATAGAAAAGCTGGCCAGGGACCAGTTGGGGTTGGTCAAGCCCGGTGAGATTCTTTATAAAATATCGCCGTCCCGTGACGATTAGCCTTATTGACTATGGACTGATCTGTAGAGTATAATAAGTTCATTAAGCGCAATGTTTTAAAGGAGGAATACTTTTAGAATGCCTGTTGATGTAGGCCAAATTGTAGAGGGGAAAGTTACCGGAATTACCAGATTCGGAGCTTTCGTAGAGCTACCCGATGGCGCTACCGGTCTGGTGCATATATCGGAGGTGGCCGACGGTTACGTAAAGGATGTCAGAGATTACCTGAACTGCAACGATGTCGTGAAGGTTAAGGTGATCGCCATATCCGAAGACGGCAAAATCAGCCTGTCCATCCGCAAGACCAGGGAAAACCAGAGGCACCGGAGGATGAACAACCTGAGTTTTGAGGAAAAACTGGCCAGATTCCTAAAGGAAAGCGAAGAACGCCAGCAGGACCTGAAGCGCTACGAATCCAAAAAGGGTTCCGGGGGGTATAAGCGCAGGGCCTATTGATAAATTTAATTTTAAGAAAATCATCCAGGGCTACGCCCTGGATTTTTAGTGCGTATATGAAAAAGGGGAAGTCCTAAACCTACCGGGAGGTGTCCCATGAAAGCAGCAGTTATAGACCTGGGGTCCAATTCCGTAAGACTTCTCGTGGCCGAAGTCGGGGGCGGAAAGGTAACGCCGGTTTTGAAGGACCTGGTGACCACCCGCCTCGGCGAAGGCGTCGCCGACAAGGGCATGCTCAGCCAAAAATCCATGGATAGCACTCTTGAAGCCGTCATAGAGTTTAAGAAAAGAGCCCTGTCCGCCGGCTGCGAGAGGATAACGGCTATTGCCACCAGTGCCGTGCGGGAAGCCAAAAACGGGTGGGAGTTTATGGAACTGATAAAACAGCGGGCCGGGATCGAGGTCCGGATACTTTCGGGCCGGGAAGAAGGTGAGCTTTCCTTCCTGGGCGCAAAGGAGGGTCTGGGACTTAAGGAGCGGGCTCTCGTCATAGATATAGGCGGGGGGAGCACCGAGCTTGCCTTTGGATGCGAAAAGGTCCAGCTGAGTGTAAGCCTTCCCATGGGAGCGGTCAGATGGACGCGGAGTTTTTTAAAATCCGACCCGCCGGAAGCAAAAGAGATAACCGCCCTGCGGGAGGAAGCCCGCAGCCTGCTTTCGGATTTCAAAAACCGCTTCGAGAGCATGAAAAGCCCCGGGGGCGTGACTGCCGTTGGGGTCGGAGGCACGCTTACGTCCCTGGCGGCCATATCCCTGGAGCTGAAGGAATACCACTGGTCTAAGGTGCACGGGTGCGTCCTGGCGCTTAAGGCGATGGAAGAGATCGCCGGAAGGCTTTGCCGCCTTCCTTCCCCGAAAAGAAAAGAGATTGCCGGCCTTGCAGCCGACCGGGCGGACATCATACCTGCGGGAGCTCTTATAGCTCTCGAGATAATGAGGTTTCTCGAACTGGGGTCCATAACCGTGAGCGAATCCGATCTCATGGAGGGAATTTTGTTGACAAATTAACTCCCGTATGATATTATTATAAACTGCACGATTATGGACAAAATTAGTCAAATACCTCAACGGCTGAATATATCAGGCCGATAATGGTAAATATTATATAGATGAGAAACATTGACCGCAAAAACCAAAAGCAGGTTTTTTGTTGGGGGCCTTGCTTTTGGTCTATTTTTACTTTTATAAAGGGGTGAAGGAAAGGATGGTTCGTCCCGTAAAAGTGGGAGGACGCACCCGCTGGAGTTTCGCCAAGATCGAGGAAGTAAGAGACCTCCCTTACCTGTTGGAGATACAGAAGAATTCATACGAGTGGTTTTTAAAAGAAGGTCTGAGAGAAGTTCTGCAGGAGTTTTCTCCCATCGAGGATTTTACCGGCAACATGGTGCTGGAGTTTCTCGATTATAGCCTCGACAATAACCCCAAGTACTCGGTGGATGAGTGTAAGGAAAGGGACGTTACATACGCCGTTCCCCTCAAGGTCCGCGTAAGGCTGATAAATAAAGAGACGGGCGAGGTAAAGGAACAGGACGTGTTCATGGGTGACTTCCCGCTCATGACTGAAAACGGTACCTTTATAATAAACGGAGCCGAGAGGGTTATCGTCAGCCAGCTCGTGCGTTCCCCTGGTGTGTACTTCGACCGGCAGATCGACAAGAACGGCAGGGCCCTCTACATGGGGACCATTATCCCCAACCGCGGTGCCTGGCTTGAAATGGAGACCGATTCCAACGAGGTCATATACGTGAGGGTCGACAGGACCCGAAAGATCCCCATAACCGTGCTC
The DNA window shown above is from Thermosediminibacter oceani DSM 16646 and carries:
- a CDS encoding Ppx/GppA phosphatase family protein, whose translation is MKAAVIDLGSNSVRLLVAEVGGGKVTPVLKDLVTTRLGEGVADKGMLSQKSMDSTLEAVIEFKKRALSAGCERITAIATSAVREAKNGWEFMELIKQRAGIEVRILSGREEGELSFLGAKEGLGLKERALVIDIGGGSTELAFGCEKVQLSVSLPMGAVRWTRSFLKSDPPEAKEITALREEARSLLSDFKNRFESMKSPGGVTAVGVGGTLTSLAAISLELKEYHWSKVHGCVLALKAMEEIAGRLCRLPSPKRKEIAGLAADRADIIPAGALIALEIMRFLELGSITVSESDLMEGILLTN
- a CDS encoding S1 RNA-binding domain-containing protein, with the translated sequence MPVDVGQIVEGKVTGITRFGAFVELPDGATGLVHISEVADGYVKDVRDYLNCNDVVKVKVIAISEDGKISLSIRKTRENQRHRRMNNLSFEEKLARFLKESEERQQDLKRYESKKGSGGYKRRAY
- a CDS encoding FtsB family cell division protein, producing MGGKKQFKLGRIIFVLFLVYFVYTFTVQQFKINELRRQELELSQKMNQLAEERKRLEKEIELLNTKSYIEKLARDQLGLVKPGEILYKISPSRDD
- a CDS encoding SpoIID/LytB domain-containing protein, with product MRHKILKVQALIIIVAILLSGCAVRRPDDKKPLVPKIPDKISRGEGREPQLTVYEVQTKTRKKMNLEDYVAGVVAGEMENNWPVEALAAQAILARTYVLEFVTDKGESKYGDADISTDFEEAQAWNPSKINDRVKKAVQMTRGKVITYRGKYVKAWFHSHSGGMTATPKEGLNYKEEEPPYITIVKSPDENAGPEGKRTWSATFTKEELRRAIKEKLGQDTGSIDEVSVVERGPSGRATKIKIGNATVPAPDLRTALDPMRMRSTLLTSLRIEGEKVIMEGKGFGHGVGLSQWGAHVLARQGKSPEEIIKYYFKGVDIVKLWD
- the yabP gene encoding sporulation protein YabP, which encodes MDEKKSTKHRLTLQDREILEIDGVLNVEKFTDEDIILSTEKGMLNIKGEKMHMKQLNLDQGLIVVEGFVKMLAYTEEASAAEKGKGLLNRLFR
- the yabQ gene encoding spore cortex biosynthesis protein YabQ produces the protein MNTVEVDTQLIFLAGALASGAVAGLAFDVYRRLRNYWRPGPFLTALGDLAYWALTAAITFYVTYRINYGQVRGYLFLGFGVGLLLYITAVSPRVIRIFLILERTFSKIFILPGKVFRRITGFKAVRLVKRILSDARRVFSKIKKG
- a CDS encoding putative polysaccharide biosynthesis protein — encoded protein: MTEKRNSFLKGAIILTAAGFLVKILGAVYRIPLAMMIKDEGMGLYQMAYPIYVTLLAVSTAGLPTAISKMVAGDVAVKRYRNAYKVFKVSLIILTLVGAVLTVALMLSARVLSEKVLGNPKAFYPLISISPAIFFVSVMSCFRGFFQGMQDMTPSAMSQIIEQVGRVVTVFVLATLLLPKGVEYAAAGAAFGPVVGAIAGLLLLVAVYRKRKRDLFDSFGAGSDAELENPVHIAWRLFAFAIPITLGGLIIPVMNLADAAIVTRRLQDAGFSVTRATELYGQLTGMAAPLINLPAVMTMSLAASLVPAISEAVALKNARMVASRAETAVRVTFMFALPAAMGLFILAEPVSEMLYKNPQAGIPLSILSWGIIFLALQQTTTGVLQGMGKTGIPVTNLAVGALFKVFLNYTLTAIPVINIKGAALGTVVGYLISSLLNFVSSMKWTGMALDVKRMIVKPLLATAVMGGVVYYCYEAMSAAGTGNSAATLAAVGMGAFIYPLLLLAMGGLGEEELSLIPGGSRVIRWLQKMGVIRRR
- the mazG gene encoding nucleoside triphosphate pyrophosphohydrolase, with translation MRYSMKDLINIMARLRGEHGCPWDKAQTHETLKPFLLEEAYEVIDAIDGGDPGELSEELGDLLLQIVFHSRIAEENGRFCFDDVVDGICKKMVRRHPHIFGDLKVSGTADVLKNWEDIKKEEKEVKSYAETMDKVPETFPALMRAYKVQEKAARVGFDWENVDGALEKVYEELQELKEVYKSGNGEKIREEIGDLLFAVVNVARFLSVNPELALREATRKFIRRFKYVEEAATKIDKKLHEMTLEDMDRLWNEGKIKEKKL
- a CDS encoding HU family DNA-binding protein, which encodes MNKAELVSVMAEKSGLTKKDSEKALNAFIEAVSEALSKRDKVQLVGFGTFEVRERSQRKGRNPQTGEEIDIPAASIPAFKAGKALKDSINK